A DNA window from Amycolatopsis sp. DSM 110486 contains the following coding sequences:
- a CDS encoding ABC transporter permease has translation MRNRSLVLGAVLVALVVLAALVSFVWTPYDPVQVNAPDKLLGFSAEHLFGTDKFGRDVFSQIMVGARTTLYVGVVAVGIAAVIGTPLGVLAGLAPRWLGEFVMRGNDLVLAFPALLMAIMFGAVFGADTLTAMIAIGIATIPSFARIARSGTLQVGSSEFVLAARAAGRSRVNIAARHVLPNISGLLIVQSSVSFAIAVLAEAALSFLGFGTRPPTPSWGRMLQESQELLTVHPRLALVPGVAIAVAVLGFNLLGDGLRDRLDPRLAARA, from the coding sequence GTGCGAAACCGCAGCCTCGTGCTCGGCGCTGTGCTGGTGGCGCTCGTGGTGCTGGCCGCGCTGGTGTCGTTCGTGTGGACGCCGTACGACCCGGTGCAGGTCAACGCACCCGACAAGCTGCTGGGCTTTTCGGCCGAGCACCTGTTCGGCACCGACAAGTTCGGCCGCGACGTGTTCAGCCAGATCATGGTCGGCGCCCGCACCACGCTGTATGTCGGTGTGGTGGCGGTCGGCATCGCCGCGGTGATCGGCACGCCGCTCGGTGTGCTGGCAGGCCTGGCGCCGCGGTGGCTGGGCGAGTTCGTGATGCGCGGGAACGACCTCGTGCTCGCGTTTCCCGCGCTGCTGATGGCGATCATGTTCGGCGCGGTGTTCGGCGCCGACACGCTCACCGCGATGATCGCCATCGGCATCGCGACCATCCCGTCGTTCGCGCGGATCGCGCGGTCGGGGACGTTGCAGGTGGGCAGCAGCGAGTTCGTGCTGGCGGCGCGCGCGGCCGGGCGCTCGCGCGTGAACATCGCCGCGCGCCACGTGCTGCCGAACATCTCGGGCCTGCTGATCGTGCAGTCTTCGGTGTCGTTCGCGATCGCCGTGTTGGCCGAGGCGGCGCTGTCGTTCCTCGGCTTCGGCACGCGGCCGCCGACGCCGTCGTGGGGCCGGATGCTGCAGGAATCGCAGGAGCTGCTGACCGTCCACCCGCGGCTCGCGCTGGTGCCGGGCGTCGCGATCGCGGTGGCGGTGCTCGGGTTCAACCTGCTGGGCGACGGGCTGCGCGACCGGCTCGACCCGCGATTGGCGGCCCGGGCATGA
- a CDS encoding ABC transporter ATP-binding protein: protein MTLTVEGLRVADLVRDVSFSIGAGERVGLIGESGSGKSLTALSIMGLLPDELRATGSVRLNDRELLGASERELSRLRGNGLSMVFQEPMTALNPAMRVGRQVTEPFRVHGRRGRSAEELLAAVGLPGTARAYPHQLSGGQRQRVVLAMALANEPSLLICDEPTTALDVTVQAQILSLIKSSLSAEAALLFITHDLAVVASVCERVLVMLDGEIVERGSARSVLTAPQHAYTKALLAASDLEASR from the coding sequence ATGACTCTCACGGTGGAAGGCCTGCGGGTCGCCGACCTGGTGCGCGACGTGTCGTTCTCGATCGGCGCGGGCGAACGCGTCGGGCTGATCGGCGAGTCGGGGTCGGGGAAGTCGCTCACGGCGCTGTCGATCATGGGGCTGCTGCCGGACGAGCTGAGGGCGACGGGTTCGGTGCGGCTGAACGATCGCGAGCTGCTGGGCGCGTCCGAACGCGAGCTGTCGCGGTTGCGCGGCAACGGGTTGTCGATGGTGTTCCAGGAGCCGATGACGGCCCTGAACCCGGCGATGCGCGTGGGCCGGCAGGTGACGGAGCCGTTCCGCGTGCACGGCCGGCGGGGGCGTTCGGCGGAGGAACTGCTGGCGGCGGTCGGGCTGCCGGGCACCGCACGGGCGTACCCGCACCAGCTTTCGGGCGGGCAGCGGCAGCGGGTGGTGCTGGCGATGGCGCTGGCCAACGAGCCGTCGCTGCTGATCTGCGACGAGCCGACGACGGCCCTCGACGTGACGGTGCAGGCGCAGATCCTGTCGTTGATCAAGAGTTCGTTGTCCGCTGAGGCCGCGTTGCTGTTCATCACGCACGACCTGGCGGTGGTGGCGTCGGTGTGCGAGCGGGTGCTGGTGATGCTGGACGGGGAGATCGTGGAGCGCGGGTCGGCGCGGTCGGTGCTGACGGCACCGCAGCATGCGTACACGAAGGCTCTGTTGGCGGCTTCTGATCTGGAGGCTTCCCGATGA
- a CDS encoding ATP-binding cassette domain-containing protein, whose protein sequence is MIEVRDLTRFYKRRDVQALRGVSFDVEAGQRFGIVGESGSGKSTLVRLLAALDRPTSGTVSFAGRRIDNLPERKLGFLRSSMQIVFQDPMGSLDPRMRVRDIISEPLGRRSPERVASLLAAVGLPADAASRYPHQFSGGQRQRISIARALAPNPSVLLADEPVSALDVSVRGQILDLLARLVAEFSLTLVFVSHDLGVVRHVCDRVAVMRRGEIVEIGDVEEVYETPQHEYTRELLAAAPNLRAELARLIGGPSGGSAEDA, encoded by the coding sequence ATGATCGAGGTTCGAGATCTGACGCGGTTCTACAAGCGCCGGGATGTTCAGGCGTTGCGCGGCGTGAGTTTCGACGTCGAGGCCGGTCAGCGGTTCGGCATCGTCGGCGAGTCGGGATCCGGAAAGTCGACTTTGGTGCGGTTGCTCGCCGCACTGGATCGGCCGACGTCGGGCACGGTTTCCTTTGCCGGGCGGCGGATCGACAACCTGCCGGAGCGGAAGCTGGGGTTCCTGCGGTCGTCGATGCAGATCGTCTTCCAGGACCCGATGGGTTCGCTCGACCCGAGGATGCGGGTGCGGGACATCATTTCCGAGCCGTTGGGCCGCCGGTCGCCGGAGCGGGTGGCCTCGTTGCTGGCTGCCGTCGGCCTGCCCGCCGACGCCGCTTCGCGCTACCCGCACCAGTTCTCCGGCGGCCAGCGCCAGCGCATCTCCATCGCCCGCGCGCTGGCGCCGAACCCGAGCGTGCTGCTGGCCGACGAGCCGGTGAGCGCCCTCGACGTCTCCGTGCGCGGCCAGATCCTCGACCTGCTGGCGCGCCTGGTGGCGGAGTTCTCGCTGACGCTCGTTTTCGTCTCGCACGACCTCGGCGTGGTGCGGCACGTGTGCGACCGCGTCGCCGTGATGCGGCGCGGGGAGATCGTGGAGATCGGCGACGTCGAGGAGGTTTACGAAACGCCGCAGCACGAGTACACCCGGGAACTGCTGGCCGCCGCGCCCAACCTGCGCGCCGAGCTGGCCCGGCTGATTGGAGGGCCGAGTGGAGGGAGCGCGGAGGATGCCTGA
- a CDS encoding aldehyde dehydrogenase family protein: MPDYPEGLPIGAGWVSTSDTSDVVFPYDGSVIGSAPVGTPALATRAIDEAVAVAREVEALPSRTRRQLLNDVAAALRSRSAEFEALLVRETGKPLVDCRVEVARTIVTWEAAAEEVSRLHGETVPLDLLPSGDGLVGFWKRKPIGVVVGIAGFNYPVLLASHKIAPAIAAGCPVVVKPAPQTPLATLWLVHLVRSLAPIPAMVQLVTGDASVGSALVTDRRVGAVSFTGSAAVGHQIARDAAPTKTLLELGSNAALVVAEDADLDAAADAVLRGGFYASGQACISVQRVLVVSSVATEFTARVLARLSEVVVGDPRSEATRVSKLIDPRSTDRVVEWVDKGTAAGARLLAGGSLRDGVLEPTVLADVPDGVECWDEEIFGPVVCLRTVSDVDSAFEAVNASRYGLHASVYSRSLSTAFRALDELDVGGVVVNEVPGFRSDTMPYGGVKDSGIGREGPRFAVEELTVTRMAVLRP; this comes from the coding sequence ATGCCTGACTACCCCGAGGGACTGCCGATCGGCGCCGGTTGGGTGTCTACTTCGGACACTTCGGACGTGGTTTTCCCCTATGACGGCAGTGTGATCGGCTCGGCTCCGGTCGGCACGCCGGCGTTGGCGACGCGCGCGATCGACGAGGCGGTGGCTGTCGCGCGGGAGGTCGAGGCTCTGCCTTCGCGGACGCGTCGGCAGCTGCTGAACGACGTGGCCGCTGCTTTGCGCTCGCGCAGTGCCGAGTTCGAAGCATTGCTGGTCCGGGAAACCGGAAAACCGCTGGTCGACTGCCGGGTCGAGGTCGCGCGCACGATCGTCACCTGGGAAGCCGCGGCCGAAGAGGTGTCCCGCCTGCACGGTGAGACGGTCCCCCTGGACCTGCTCCCGTCGGGCGACGGCCTCGTCGGCTTCTGGAAACGCAAGCCGATCGGCGTTGTCGTCGGGATCGCGGGCTTCAACTACCCGGTGCTGCTGGCGTCGCACAAAATCGCGCCGGCCATCGCGGCCGGCTGTCCGGTGGTCGTGAAGCCCGCGCCGCAGACGCCCTTGGCCACGTTGTGGCTGGTCCACCTCGTCCGCTCGCTGGCGCCCATCCCGGCCATGGTGCAACTGGTCACGGGTGACGCTTCGGTCGGTTCCGCCCTGGTCACCGACCGCCGTGTCGGCGCGGTGTCGTTCACGGGCTCGGCCGCTGTCGGCCACCAGATCGCCCGTGACGCCGCCCCGACCAAGACTCTGCTGGAGTTGGGCTCGAACGCTGCTCTGGTCGTCGCTGAAGACGCAGACCTCGACGCGGCGGCTGACGCTGTGTTGAGGGGCGGCTTCTACGCCTCCGGCCAGGCCTGCATCTCGGTTCAGCGAGTTCTGGTCGTCTCTTCGGTGGCCACGGAATTCACGGCTCGGGTACTCGCTCGCCTGTCCGAAGTCGTCGTCGGCGACCCGCGCTCGGAGGCCACCCGCGTGTCCAAGCTGATCGACCCCCGCTCCACCGACCGTGTCGTCGAGTGGGTCGACAAAGGGACCGCCGCCGGAGCGCGGCTGCTGGCCGGCGGCTCTCTGCGTGACGGCGTCCTGGAACCGACGGTCTTGGCCGACGTCCCCGACGGCGTCGAATGCTGGGACGAAGAAATCTTCGGCCCCGTCGTCTGCCTCCGTACGGTGTCCGATGTGGACTCCGCCTTCGAGGCCGTCAACGCCTCGCGTTACGGCCTCCACGCCAGCGTCTACAGCCGCTCCCTCAGCACTGCCTTCCGCGCCCTCGACGAGCTCGACGTCGGCGGCGTGGTCGTGAACGAAGTCCCCGGCTTCCGCTCCGACACCATGCCCTACGGCGGCGTCAAGGACTCCGGCATCGGCCGTGAAGGCCCCCGTTTCGCCGTGGAAGAACTGACCGTGACGAGGATGGCGGTGCTACGCCCGTGA
- a CDS encoding SDR family NAD(P)-dependent oxidoreductase → MNYENLFRLDGRRIVVLGGGSGIGREAARALAAHGAHVICADRDVPAARETRVAEVYGIDLLQPGAVERAAEELGELDAVVLTAGVNVRKRLLDYTREEFDRVVELNLGVAFEVVRAFGGPMVARGRGSIIGFSSIRGTTVEPGQGPYSATKAGLVQLFRTAAAEFGPSGVRVNAIAPGVVETPLTAQIKQNPGWYDAYATKGALGRWARADELAGAVVYLASDASTFVTGSVLAVDGGWTAVDGRFEPPAS, encoded by the coding sequence GTGAACTACGAAAACCTCTTCCGCCTGGACGGCCGCCGTATCGTGGTGCTCGGCGGCGGAAGCGGCATCGGCCGCGAAGCCGCGCGGGCGCTGGCCGCGCACGGTGCGCACGTGATCTGCGCGGACCGCGACGTTCCTGCCGCACGGGAGACCCGCGTGGCCGAGGTGTACGGGATCGATCTTCTTCAACCGGGTGCGGTCGAGCGCGCGGCCGAGGAACTGGGCGAGCTCGACGCGGTCGTGCTCACCGCCGGCGTCAACGTTCGCAAGCGGCTGCTGGACTACACCCGCGAGGAGTTCGACCGCGTCGTCGAGCTGAACCTCGGCGTCGCGTTCGAGGTGGTGCGGGCGTTCGGCGGGCCGATGGTCGCGCGCGGCCGGGGCAGCATCATCGGGTTCTCCTCGATTCGCGGCACCACCGTCGAGCCGGGCCAAGGCCCTTACTCCGCAACGAAAGCCGGCCTCGTGCAGCTCTTCCGCACCGCCGCCGCGGAGTTCGGGCCGTCGGGCGTCCGCGTGAACGCCATCGCGCCGGGCGTCGTCGAGACCCCGCTCACCGCGCAGATCAAGCAGAATCCCGGCTGGTACGACGCCTACGCCACCAAGGGCGCCCTCGGCCGCTGGGCGCGCGCCGATGAGCTGGCCGGCGCCGTGGTGTACCTCGCTTCGGACGCTTCGACGTTCGTCACGGGTTCCGTGCTCGCCGTCGACGGGGGCTGGACCGCCGTCGACGGACGTTTCGAACCACCCGCTTCGTGA
- a CDS encoding amidase: MELADLTAVDLVAGYRAGTVSPVEATEAILTRIEAREPQLHALYAYDAASARSAAKQSEARWHAGEPLGPIDGVPLTLKENIATRGTPVPLGTAATALTPAAADAPAAARVRESGAVLLAKTTMPDYGMLTSGLSSFHTATRNPWDLSRTPGGSSAGAAAAAAAGYGPLHVGTDIGGSIRLPAGWCGLVGLKPSFGRVPVDPPFLGRAAGPLTRTVADTALLMGVLSAPDARDHLSLPPATLDWTALESSLRGLRVGLHLDPGVGLPVDPQITAAVTAAAALFESAGADVSPVDPFLARELLDGLDVFWRVRAWSDLLALPDDRRARVLPYIATWAEAAGSVSALDTYRGFACIDRISTAALEATAAYDVVLSPVCAVSAPAFDAASPTNDPARPFEHIPFTVPYNMSGQPAIALNCGYTTDGIPIGLQIAGPRFADLAVLRAAAAYEGLRPEQHPWPVS, from the coding sequence ATGGAGCTGGCCGACCTGACCGCGGTGGACCTGGTCGCGGGCTACCGCGCAGGCACGGTGTCGCCCGTCGAGGCGACCGAAGCCATTCTCACCCGCATCGAGGCGCGCGAGCCGCAGCTGCACGCCTTGTACGCGTACGACGCAGCTTCAGCGCGCTCCGCCGCGAAGCAGTCCGAAGCTCGCTGGCACGCCGGCGAACCGCTGGGCCCGATCGACGGCGTTCCCTTGACGCTGAAGGAAAACATCGCCACCCGCGGCACGCCCGTCCCGCTCGGCACCGCCGCCACCGCCCTCACCCCGGCCGCCGCCGACGCCCCCGCCGCCGCGCGCGTCCGCGAGTCCGGCGCCGTGCTGCTCGCCAAGACGACCATGCCCGACTACGGCATGCTCACCTCCGGCCTTTCCAGCTTCCACACCGCGACCCGCAACCCGTGGGACCTCTCGCGCACCCCCGGCGGCTCCAGCGCCGGCGCCGCCGCGGCCGCCGCCGCGGGCTACGGACCCCTCCACGTCGGCACCGACATCGGCGGCTCCATCCGCCTCCCCGCCGGCTGGTGCGGCCTCGTCGGCCTGAAGCCGAGCTTCGGCCGAGTGCCGGTGGACCCGCCGTTCCTCGGCCGCGCCGCGGGCCCGCTGACCAGGACCGTCGCCGACACCGCGCTGCTGATGGGCGTCCTGTCCGCCCCTGACGCCCGCGACCACCTCAGCCTCCCACCGGCCACCCTCGACTGGACCGCGCTGGAGTCTTCGTTGCGCGGCCTCCGCGTCGGCCTCCACCTCGACCCCGGCGTCGGCCTCCCCGTCGACCCGCAGATCACCGCCGCCGTCACCGCCGCGGCAGCCCTCTTCGAATCCGCAGGCGCCGACGTCTCCCCGGTCGACCCCTTCCTCGCCCGCGAACTCCTCGACGGCCTCGACGTCTTCTGGCGCGTCCGCGCCTGGTCCGACCTGCTCGCCCTTCCCGACGACCGCCGCGCCCGCGTCCTGCCCTACATCGCCACCTGGGCCGAGGCCGCCGGTTCGGTTTCGGCCCTCGACACCTACCGCGGCTTCGCCTGCATTGACCGCATCAGCACCGCGGCGCTGGAGGCCACCGCCGCCTACGACGTCGTCCTCTCCCCGGTCTGCGCCGTCTCCGCCCCCGCCTTCGACGCCGCGTCCCCCACCAACGACCCCGCGCGCCCCTTCGAACACATCCCCTTCACGGTGCCCTACAACATGTCCGGCCAGCCCGCGATCGCCCTCAACTGCGGCTACACCACCGACGGCATCCCGATCGGCCTGCAGATCGCGGGCCCCCGCTTCGCCGACCTGGCCGTCCTGCGTGCTGCTGCCGCGTACGAAGGGCTGCGCCCAGAGCAGCACCCCTGGCCGGTCAGCTGA
- a CDS encoding CoA ester lyase: MTQIRPRRSVLYMPGANERALEKAKTLPADALVLDLEDAVAPDAKEAARERVCAALGSYGTREVAIRVNGLDTEWHDADLRAAASAGPAAVVVPKVNSAGEVHNIERALELGGAPEETKIWAMLETPVAILHAEEIAAASSRLTVLVMGTNDLAKELHAAFIPGRWPLLSALSTAVLAARATGKVILDGVYNDVKDTSGFEVECRQGRDFGFDGKTLIHPSQLEPCNRIFAPSPAEIDHARRVIAAFDEARAAGRGVVTVDGRMIENLHVEEAQRVLALAAAVSA; encoded by the coding sequence ATGACGCAGATCCGGCCCCGCCGATCGGTGCTCTACATGCCGGGCGCCAACGAACGCGCGCTCGAGAAGGCCAAGACCCTGCCGGCCGACGCGCTCGTCCTCGACCTCGAGGACGCCGTCGCGCCGGACGCGAAGGAAGCCGCGCGCGAGCGGGTGTGCGCCGCGCTGGGGAGCTACGGAACGCGCGAGGTCGCCATCCGCGTCAACGGCCTCGACACCGAATGGCACGACGCCGACCTGCGGGCCGCCGCGTCCGCCGGCCCCGCCGCCGTGGTCGTGCCGAAGGTGAACTCGGCGGGCGAGGTGCACAACATCGAGCGCGCCCTGGAGCTCGGCGGCGCGCCCGAGGAGACGAAGATCTGGGCGATGCTCGAGACGCCCGTCGCGATCCTGCACGCCGAGGAGATCGCCGCCGCGTCGTCGCGGCTGACGGTGCTGGTGATGGGCACGAACGACCTGGCGAAGGAGTTGCACGCCGCCTTCATCCCGGGCCGCTGGCCGCTGCTTTCCGCGTTGTCGACCGCCGTCCTCGCCGCCCGCGCCACGGGCAAGGTCATCCTCGACGGCGTCTACAACGATGTGAAGGACACTTCGGGTTTCGAGGTCGAATGCCGCCAGGGCCGTGACTTCGGCTTCGACGGCAAGACGCTGATCCACCCGTCGCAGCTGGAGCCGTGCAACCGGATCTTCGCCCCGTCCCCCGCGGAGATCGACCACGCGCGCCGCGTGATCGCGGCCTTCGACGAGGCCCGCGCGGCCGGGCGGGGTGTGGTGACGGTGGACGGGCGGATGATCGAGAACCTCCACGTGGAGGAAGCGCAGCGGGTGCTGGCGCTGGCAGCGGCGGTCAGCGCCTGA
- a CDS encoding NAD(P)H-binding protein — protein MRVVIAGGHGQIALRLEKLLSERGDQPVGIVRNPDHEGDLLAAGAVTVVLDLEQSDVDAVVEVLRGADAAVFAAGAGPGSGEARKDTVDRAAAALFAEAAQSAGVRRFIQIGSMGADTPDAPGLDPVFRAYLHAKAAAEEDLKARDLDWTILRPGALTNESGTGNVKIAPKTGRAAVPREDVAAVVVALLDAPATARRTLELISGEDTIADAISAL, from the coding sequence ATGCGAGTCGTCATTGCCGGTGGACACGGTCAGATCGCCCTTCGTCTCGAGAAGCTCCTGTCCGAGCGGGGTGATCAGCCCGTCGGGATCGTGCGCAACCCCGATCACGAAGGCGACCTGCTGGCCGCCGGAGCGGTGACCGTGGTGCTCGACCTGGAGCAGTCCGATGTGGACGCCGTCGTCGAGGTGCTCCGCGGGGCCGACGCGGCGGTGTTCGCCGCGGGCGCCGGGCCGGGTAGTGGCGAGGCGCGCAAGGACACCGTCGATCGCGCGGCCGCCGCGCTGTTCGCCGAGGCGGCGCAGAGTGCGGGCGTCCGCCGGTTCATCCAGATCGGTTCCATGGGCGCCGACACTCCCGACGCGCCGGGCCTCGACCCGGTATTCCGCGCCTACCTGCACGCGAAGGCCGCCGCGGAGGAAGACCTGAAGGCCCGCGACCTCGACTGGACGATCCTGCGTCCCGGCGCGCTGACCAACGAGTCCGGCACCGGCAACGTCAAGATCGCCCCCAAAACCGGGCGCGCCGCCGTGCCGCGGGAGGACGTCGCCGCCGTGGTCGTCGCCCTGCTCGACGCACCGGCCACCGCGCGCCGCACGCTGGAGCTGATCTCCGGTGAGGACACGATCGCGGACGCGATCTCGGCGCTCTGA
- a CDS encoding ribose-phosphate pyrophosphokinase: MGNPSLRDIAVFSGSAHPELAAEICTHLGVPLLPVQVERFANDCLQVQLQANCRERDVFIIQPLVKPVQEHLVELLLMLDAARGASAARISVVMPHYAYARSDKKDAPRISIGGRLVADLMVTAGADRVLAMTLHSPQVHGFFSVPVDHLHALHELARHFRQYDLSNATVVSPDLGNAKEAAHFARLLGARVASGTKQRYADDRVEITSVIGDITGRDVIVLDDEIARGSTVLELLDRLRELKPRTIRVACTHGLFADKAIDRIGSQEDVLEIVCTNTVPVAVEERSEKLKILSIAPAMAEAMRRIHNGESVSSLFEPI; this comes from the coding sequence ATGGGGAATCCTTCCTTGCGGGACATCGCGGTTTTCAGCGGTAGCGCTCATCCCGAACTGGCGGCGGAGATCTGCACCCACCTCGGGGTGCCGCTGCTCCCGGTGCAAGTCGAACGCTTCGCCAACGACTGCCTCCAGGTGCAGCTGCAGGCCAACTGCCGCGAGCGCGACGTCTTCATCATCCAGCCGCTGGTGAAGCCGGTGCAAGAGCACCTGGTGGAGCTGCTGCTGATGCTCGACGCGGCGCGCGGCGCGTCGGCGGCCCGCATCTCCGTGGTGATGCCGCACTACGCGTACGCGCGCTCGGACAAGAAGGACGCGCCGCGCATCTCCATCGGCGGCCGGCTCGTGGCCGACCTCATGGTCACCGCCGGCGCCGACCGCGTGCTCGCGATGACGCTGCACTCGCCGCAGGTCCACGGCTTCTTCTCGGTGCCCGTCGACCACCTGCACGCGCTGCACGAGCTGGCCCGGCACTTCCGGCAGTACGACCTGTCCAACGCCACCGTCGTCTCGCCCGACCTGGGCAACGCGAAGGAAGCCGCGCATTTCGCGCGGCTGCTCGGCGCGCGCGTCGCGTCGGGCACGAAGCAGCGCTACGCCGACGACCGCGTGGAGATCACCTCGGTGATCGGCGACATCACCGGCCGCGACGTGATCGTGCTCGACGACGAGATCGCTCGCGGCAGCACCGTGCTGGAGCTGCTCGACCGCCTGCGAGAGCTGAAGCCGCGCACGATCCGCGTCGCCTGTACCCACGGGTTGTTCGCCGACAAGGCGATCGACCGGATCGGCAGCCAGGAAGACGTGCTGGAGATCGTCTGCACGAACACGGTGCCGGTCGCGGTCGAGGAGCGCAGCGAGAAGCTGAAGATCCTGTCGATCGCGCCGGCGATGGCCGAGGCGATGCGGCGGATCCACAATGGCGAGTCGGTCAGCTCGCTGTTCGAGCCGATCTGA